Proteins encoded in a region of the Quercus lobata isolate SW786 chromosome 8, ValleyOak3.0 Primary Assembly, whole genome shotgun sequence genome:
- the LOC115956539 gene encoding uncharacterized membrane protein YHL071W-like has product MDLRFLIVALLMCVNGVRGSIHEYRNEGFIPQSNDSNAFFFHGGSEGLYASKLLHSSISQETGNNNNPTLKGKFFIRFETVTFVRTEESASKQPEMQQNTGLVEAIILEVKDKKRIGGSFLNSNLICCNPRLADAGSCKLGEVIIQKNKDNPDWPKRIKTFFAGNNRETKVDTTDVEINSTGMYYLYFMFCDPNLKGTLIKGRTVWRNPDGYLPGKMAPLMTFYGFMSLAYLVLGLLWFLRFVQFWRDITKLHYHITAVIALGMCEMAVWYFEYVNVNSTGRRPMGITLWAVTFSSVKKTLSRLLLLVVSMGYGVVKPTLGGLTSRVLLLGAVYFFATEALELVEHLGNINDFSGKTKLFWVLPVAFLDSCFILWIFSSLSRTLEKLQVRRNTAKLELYRKFTSSLVASVLLSIAWIGFELYFNATDPLSELWQIAWIIPAFWILLAYFLLVVICILCMDLGLFKKLDPTIGASSRPPDINMLAINPDPPNPICSFLRTLTLEDHKKPFVLPIIEDSDLDLSDLGLEEIFMTDPKEEEEDDVLCPQRPPSPPPIFSPPPFVPDHQTRLSYSPTTDSKHLFTLDNVPPSKWHDEFFNMYSWCIAELQTPNATVSQIIAKFVARIIGRLREWWINLGEYR; this is encoded by the exons ATGGATTTAAGGTTTTTGATTGTAGCGTTGTTGATGTGCGTAAATGGAGTGAGGGGTTCGATCCACGAATACAGAAACGAAGGGTTTATTCCACAGTCAAATGACTCAAATGCTTTCTTCTTCCATGGCGGCAGTGAAGGCCTTTATGCTTCTAAGCTCCTCCACTCCTCCATTTCCCAAGAGACTGGCAACAACAATAACCCTACCCTTAAGGGCAAGTTCTTCATCAGGTTTGAAACTGTTACTTTTGTGAGGACGGAAGAGTCTGCTAGTAAGCAGCCTGAGATGCAACAGAACACGGGGTTGGTGGAAGCTATCATACTTGAGGTAAAAGACAAGAAAAGGATTGGAGGTTCTTTCCTAAACTCCAATTTGATATGCTGCAACCCGAGGCTTGCAGATGCTGGATCCTGCAAATTAGGAGAGgttattatacaaaaaaataaggataatCCTGACTGGCCTAAACGCATTAAAACCTTCTTTGCAGGAAATAATAGAGAAACTAAAGTAGATACCACAGATGTTGAAATAAATAGTACTGGAATGTACTacctttattttatgttttgtgatCCGAATCTTAAGGGCACATTAATCAAAGGAAGGACTGTGTGGAGGAACCCAGATGGTTATTTACCTGGGAAGATGGCTCCTTTGATGACATTCTATGGTTTCATGTCTTTAGCTTACCTTGTACTTGGTCTACTCTGGTTTCTAAGGTTTGTTCAATTCTGGAGGGATATTACAAAATTGCACTACCACATTACAGCTGTAATTGCTCTAGGAATGTGTGAAATGGCCGTCTGGTACTTTGAATATGTCAATGTCAATTCAACTGGACGTCGACCTATGGGCATTACTTTGTGGGCTGTAACTTTTAGCTCTGTAAAGAAGACTTTGTCTCGCCTTCTTCTTTTGGTCGTATCAATGGGCTATGGTGTGGTGAAGCCAACTCTCGGTGGTTTAACCTCTAGAGTACTTCTTCTTGGTGCAGTATATTTTTTTGCAACGGAGGCACTTGAGCTAGTTGAACACTTGGGGAACATTAATGATTTTTCTGGAAAGACAAAGTTATTTTGGGTCCTACCTGTCGCTTTCCTGGATTCCTGCTTTATTCTATGGATTTTCTCATCATTATCAAGAACTCTAGAAAAACTTCAGGTAAGGAGAAACACGGCTAAACTGGAACTCTATCGCAAATTTACTAGTTCTCTTGTAGCGTCTGTGCTGCTCTCTATTGCTTGGATTGGCTTTGAGCTATACTTCAATGCAACTGACCCTTTGAGTGAGCTGTGGCAAATTGCCTGGATCATTCCAGCATTCTGGATTCTACTTGCGTACTTTCTCTTGGTGGTAATATGTATCCTCTGCATGGATTTGGGCTTGTTCAAGAAGCTTG ATCCAACCATAGGAGCCTCTTCAAGACCTCCAGACATAAATATGTTAGCCATAAATCCTGATCCCCCAAACCCAATCTGTTCATTTCTCAGAACTCTCACTCTTGAAGATCATAAAAAACCTTTTGTGCTTCCTATAATAGAAGACTCAGACTTGGACTTGTCTGATCTTGGTTTGGAGGAAATCTTCATGACTGatccaaaagaagaagaggaggatgaTGTTCTCTGTCCCCAAAGGCCTCCATCTCCGCCACCAATCTTTTCTCCACCACCTTTTGTCCCAGATCACCAAACCAGATTGTCTTACTCACCAACTACAGATTCAAAACATTTGTTTACTCTTGATAATGTTCCTCCCTCTAAATGGCATGATGAGTTTTTTAATATGTACTCCTGGTGCATAGCTGAACTTCAAACTCCAAATGCCACTGTTTCACAGATTATTGCCAAGTTTGTTGCAAGAATTATAGGAAGATTACGAGAATGGTGGATCAATTTGGGAGAATACAGATAG
- the LOC115956540 gene encoding uncharacterized membrane protein YHL071W-like has translation MCVNGVRGSIHEYRNEGFIPQSNDSNAFFFHGGNEGLYTSKVLHSSISQDTSNNNNPTLKGKSFIRFETVTFVRTEESASKQPEMQQNTGLVEAIILEVKDKKRIGGSFLNSNLICCNPRLADAGSCKLGEVIIQKNKDNPDWPKRIKTFFAGNNRETKVDTTDVEINSTGMYYLYFMFCDPNLKGTLIKGRTVWRNPDGYLPGKMAPLMTFYGFMSLAYLVLGLLWFLRFVQFWRDITQLHYHITAVIALGMCEMAVWYFEYVNVNSTGRRPMGITLWAVTFSSVKKTLSRLLLLVVSMGYGVVKPTLGGLTSRVLLLGAVYFFATEALELVEHLGNINDFSGKTKLFWVLPVAFLDSCFILWIFSSLSRTLEKLQVRRNTAKLELYRKFTSSLVASVLLSIAWIGFELYFNATDPLSELWQIAWIIPAFWILLAYFLLVVICILCMDLGLFKKFGRFLLLWAEFSLVAEFFKGYESMLVNFSQGGLLQSYFLKIHHAKCLIP, from the exons ATGTGCGTAAATGGAGTGAGGGGTTCGATCCACGAATACAGAAACGAAGGGTTTATTCCACAGTCAAATGACTCAAATGCTTTCTTCTTCCATGGCGGCAATGAAGGCCTTTACACTTCTAAGGTCCTCCACTCCTCCATTTCCCAAGATACTAGCAACAACAATAACCCTACCCTTAAGGGCAAGTCCTTCATCAGGTTTGAAACTGTTACTTTTGTGAGGACGGAAGAGTCTGCTAGTAAGCAGCCTGAGATGCAACAGAACACGGGGTTGGTGGAAGCTATCATACTTGAGGTAAAAGACAAGAAAAGGATTGGAGGTTCTTTCCTAAACTCCAATTTGATATGCTGCAACCCGAGGCTTGCAGATGCTGGATCCTGCAAATTAGGAGAGgttattatacaaaaaaataaggataatCCTGACTGGCCTAAACGCATTAAAACCTTCTTTGCAGGAAATAATAGAGAAACTAAAGTAGATACCACAGATGTTGAAATAAATAGTACTGGAATGTACTacctttattttatgttttgtgatCCGAATCTTAAGGGCACATTAATCAAAGGAAGGACTGTGTGGAGGAACCCAGATGGTTATTTACCTGGGAAGATGGCTCCATTGATGACATTCTATGGTTTCATGTCTTTAGCTTACCTTGTACTTGGTCTACTCTGGTTTCTAAGGTTTGTTCAATTCTGGAGGGATATTACACAATTGCACTACCACATTACAGCTGTAATTGCTCTAGGAATGTGTGAAATGGCCGTCTGGTACTTTGAATATGTCAATGTCAATTCAACTGGACGTCGACCTATGGGCATTACTTTGTGGGCTGTAACTTTTAGCTCTGTAAAGAAGACTTTGTCTCGCCTTCTTCTTTTGGTCGTATCAATGGGCTATGGTGTGGTGAAGCCAACTCTCGGTGGTTTAACCTCTAGAGTACTTCTTCTTGGTGCAGTATATTTTTTTGCAACGGAGGCACTTGAGCTAGTTGAACACTTGGGGAACATTAATGATTTTTCTGGAAAGACAAAGTTATTTTGGGTCCTACCTGTCGCTTTCCTGGATTCCTGCTTTATTCTATGGATTTTCTCATCATTATCAAGAACTCTAGAAAAACTTCAGGTAAGGAGAAACACGGCTAAACTGGAACTCTATCGCAAATTTACTAGTTCTCTTGTAGCGTCTGTGCTGCTCTCTATTGCTTGGATTGGCTTTGAGCTATACTTCAATGCAACTGACCCTTTGAGTGAGCTGTGGCAAATTGCCTGGATCATTCCAGCATTCTGGATTCTACTTGCGTACTTTCTCTTGGTGGTAATATGTATCCTCTGCATGGATTTGGGCTTGTTCAAGAAGTTTGGCCGctttctccttctttgggca GAATTTTCTCTGGTTGCAGAGTTTTTCAAGGGCTATGAGAGCATGCTGGTAAATTTCTCCCAAGGAGGCTTGTTACAGAGTTATTTTCTGAAGATTCATCATGCGAAGTGTCTCATCCCCTAA